The Leptospira bouyouniensis genome has a segment encoding these proteins:
- a CDS encoding tRNA lysidine(34) synthetase has protein sequence MPKLSFKLKKGLEETGRLVRYHELKKINKKIPSIILTGHHCKDYTESIFLHLTRGGGKKSFYTLPPFDGERFLPLVFLEDQELKELYQFVSTKMTIFEDESNIDPIYKRNRIRMELIPILEKEKWNFFKTYWNFHDRSQLNLQFDGFTKQFQTITPHLFRIPHDTWISLNLPSKKELIDFHLNLMGMYPLYKSGFENFHLQSEGERAFLENKNCYLYKSKFGDLFIIDKKSPAFKKAVSFRDGHTLIIEWNQNRFKINDPDERYKLGSWHHGQKIQIRSGNKEISECMRENGIPFFLRTFIPILYFENEPIQILFSLFSKNEKNYPKRIYLER, from the coding sequence ATCCCAAAACTATCTTTTAAGCTAAAAAAAGGATTAGAAGAAACGGGAAGATTAGTTCGTTACCATGAACTCAAAAAAATAAACAAAAAAATTCCGTCTATCATTCTCACTGGTCACCACTGTAAAGACTATACTGAATCTATTTTTTTACATCTTACAAGAGGTGGTGGGAAAAAATCCTTTTATACTCTACCACCATTTGATGGAGAAAGATTTTTGCCACTTGTCTTCTTAGAAGACCAAGAATTGAAAGAATTGTATCAATTTGTTTCAACGAAAATGACTATTTTTGAAGATGAATCAAATATTGATCCCATCTACAAAAGAAATAGAATTCGTATGGAATTAATTCCAATCCTTGAAAAAGAAAAATGGAATTTTTTTAAAACCTATTGGAATTTTCATGATCGTTCGCAACTCAATTTACAATTTGATGGCTTCACAAAACAATTTCAAACTATTACTCCTCACCTATTTCGAATTCCTCATGATACTTGGATTAGTTTAAACCTTCCTTCAAAAAAAGAATTAATTGATTTTCATTTAAACCTGATGGGTATGTATCCATTATACAAATCTGGTTTTGAGAATTTTCATCTTCAGTCAGAAGGTGAAAGAGCATTTTTAGAAAATAAAAACTGTTATTTGTACAAATCAAAGTTTGGTGATCTTTTTATAATCGATAAAAAATCTCCTGCTTTTAAAAAAGCAGTTTCTTTCAGAGATGGTCACACCTTAATCATTGAATGGAATCAAAACCGATTTAAAATCAATGACCCAGATGAACGTTACAAACTTGGATCTTGGCACCATGGGCAAAAAATTCAGATTCGTTCTGGAAATAAAGAAATTTCAGAATGTATGCGAGAGAATGGTATTCCTTTTTTCTTAAGAACCTTTATTCCTATCCTTTATTTTGAAAATGAACCGATCCAAATTTTATTTTCACTCTTTTCAAAAAACGAAAAGAATTATCCCAAACGAATCTATTTAGAAAGATGA
- a CDS encoding SpoIIE family protein phosphatase codes for MDEESEFERICLLCTEPRVPSGITKAGRFFCQTCQREWILEKRKIPRIGRNVLNSDEKTAFLLENLSLFNSALGLDDLMFRFSELISDRLKKDKIAIFITNLELGEIKLAHYYSKQKHLQRVFKRISLDYDLSYGILVEAMAKREPCYYKFSDQSHPFYSFYSKLTGTKSQLVLPILYANIAVGMITIDYEDPNTLDYIEDEEILKVVVGQFAVSLRNSLLFSKSKNQSKHFRSLHTAALTLSQLYLNNHNEMIRMILLTLSGIVDSTISCLIEISPNVSKAKVFKVNRDLENYELKTQTESIEINELNSIIHAKEIITIDPNKIPVFQILGISGKESIIIPVNLENQTICIFILAKDETRFPHEEIEALNAFVSLARITMENSNLYQNLSNKERLEKEIEIAKEIQSNLLPRNTPEAEGFSFGGLMVPARGIGGDYYDFILSPNRNELFVCIGDVSGKGVAAGLVMATVRTILHSLVRVKDSPWEILNDINNYLYSSYRDAITPRFMSMILIRWNLISDEVEVSGAGHGNFYHYQVQTNSLSSIETGGVILGISPDISRFKNESKLYFKAGDTILLYTDGVTEALNASEKQFGELSLENSFFRNINLEPKKILENIYLDLKEFVKEQEQHDDITMVAVRKI; via the coding sequence ATGGACGAGGAATCAGAATTTGAGCGGATCTGCCTACTATGCACAGAACCTCGTGTTCCCAGTGGAATCACCAAGGCTGGGCGTTTTTTCTGCCAAACTTGCCAAAGGGAATGGATTTTAGAAAAACGAAAAATCCCTCGTATAGGCAGGAATGTCCTCAATTCCGATGAAAAAACAGCCTTCCTGTTAGAGAATTTATCACTTTTTAACTCAGCTCTTGGATTGGATGATTTGATGTTTCGGTTTAGCGAACTCATATCTGATCGATTAAAAAAAGACAAAATTGCAATTTTTATCACCAATCTTGAGTTAGGTGAAATCAAATTAGCCCATTATTATTCAAAACAAAAACATTTACAAAGAGTATTCAAACGAATCAGCTTAGATTATGATTTGAGTTACGGAATTTTGGTAGAAGCAATGGCTAAACGAGAGCCTTGTTATTATAAATTTAGCGACCAGTCCCATCCATTCTATTCTTTTTACTCAAAATTGACTGGAACAAAATCACAGTTAGTTTTGCCAATCTTATATGCAAATATCGCTGTAGGCATGATTACTATCGATTATGAAGATCCCAACACTCTTGATTATATAGAAGATGAGGAAATCCTAAAAGTAGTAGTAGGTCAATTTGCCGTTTCATTAAGAAATTCACTTCTTTTTTCTAAATCTAAAAACCAATCAAAACATTTTCGAAGTTTACATACTGCAGCATTAACTTTAAGCCAACTTTATCTAAACAATCATAATGAAATGATCAGGATGATATTACTCACTTTATCCGGAATTGTAGACTCGACGATATCTTGTTTAATAGAAATATCTCCTAACGTATCCAAAGCGAAAGTGTTTAAAGTAAATCGAGATTTGGAAAATTACGAATTAAAAACACAAACTGAATCAATTGAAATCAATGAATTAAATTCGATTATTCATGCAAAAGAAATCATAACCATTGATCCTAACAAAATTCCAGTATTCCAAATTTTAGGAATTTCTGGCAAAGAATCAATTATCATTCCAGTAAACTTAGAAAATCAAACCATCTGTATTTTTATATTAGCAAAAGATGAAACTCGATTTCCTCACGAAGAAATTGAAGCGTTAAACGCCTTTGTGTCCCTTGCAAGAATCACAATGGAAAACTCGAATTTATACCAAAACCTTTCTAACAAAGAAAGATTGGAGAAAGAAATTGAAATTGCCAAAGAAATCCAAAGTAATCTGTTACCACGAAATACTCCAGAGGCAGAAGGTTTTTCTTTTGGCGGGCTTATGGTCCCTGCTCGTGGAATTGGTGGGGACTATTATGACTTCATTCTTTCACCTAACAGAAACGAGTTGTTTGTCTGCATTGGAGATGTCAGCGGGAAAGGCGTAGCAGCAGGTCTTGTAATGGCGACAGTTAGAACAATCCTACATTCACTTGTCAGAGTGAAAGACTCACCCTGGGAAATTCTAAATGATATCAATAATTATCTTTACTCAAGTTATCGAGACGCAATTACTCCTCGTTTTATGAGTATGATTTTAATTCGTTGGAATCTGATTTCAGATGAAGTCGAAGTATCTGGTGCTGGGCATGGTAATTTTTATCATTACCAAGTTCAGACAAACTCCCTAAGCTCAATTGAAACTGGTGGAGTCATATTAGGAATCAGTCCTGATATTTCACGATTCAAAAATGAGTCTAAATTGTATTTTAAAGCTGGGGATACAATTTTACTCTATACCGATGGTGTGACAGAAGCACTGAATGCTTCCGAGAAACAATTTGGTGAACTTAGTTTGGAAAATAGTTTCTTTCGAAATATCAATTTAGAACCCAAAAAGATTTTAGAGAATATCTATTTGGACCTAAAAGAATTTGTCAAAGAACAGGAACAACACGATGATATCACAATGGTGGCAGTGAGGAAAATATGA
- the lsa25 gene encoding surface adhesin Lsa25: MKILHSCFALLAFSFFINCEMKPVDDIYGLSPEETNQLFAGLIANQSLRDNGNGTVTDVITNLIWQKCTHGQIYRSGFNDCLGAPQGSIYNPYDSNRAGAIQVAFCDSKTHACNSISFPQVIQGFSSIGILGTSELYAACQNSNFLGASWRIPTPIEFQRLVIPGRAATLQFFPSTQEEDYWTAWSNQDDLPGETAFAISFDRQSYGVQRSVVKTQRNYVRCVRQGP, translated from the coding sequence ATGAAAATACTTCATTCCTGTTTTGCTCTTTTGGCTTTCTCTTTTTTCATCAATTGTGAAATGAAACCTGTAGACGATATCTATGGATTAAGCCCAGAAGAAACCAACCAACTCTTTGCAGGCCTTATCGCAAACCAAAGTTTGCGGGACAACGGCAACGGAACTGTTACGGATGTTATCACCAATTTGATTTGGCAGAAATGTACCCACGGTCAAATTTACCGATCTGGATTTAACGACTGTTTGGGTGCCCCACAGGGATCTATTTACAATCCTTATGATTCCAATCGTGCTGGTGCGATCCAAGTTGCATTTTGTGATTCCAAAACACATGCATGTAATTCCATTTCGTTTCCGCAAGTGATCCAAGGATTTTCTTCTATCGGAATTTTAGGAACAAGCGAGTTATATGCAGCTTGTCAAAATAGTAACTTTTTGGGTGCTTCTTGGCGCATTCCTACTCCAATTGAATTCCAAAGGTTAGTGATCCCAGGTCGGGCAGCCACTTTGCAATTTTTCCCGTCCACCCAGGAAGAAGATTATTGGACTGCTTGGTCTAACCAAGATGACTTACCTGGAGAAACTGCATTTGCCATTTCCTTTGACAGACAATCCTATGGTGTACAACGTTCTGTAGTCAAAACGCAACGGAATTATGTCCGTTGTGTGAGACAAGGTCCATAA
- a CDS encoding ATP-binding protein has product MIPEIPASISNHFESMLKRMGNQLPKEWIKNKTKFLLSYSGGKDSSILLLFLKYLKGKYQIETPHLFYLSHGIRDIQNQEKELESYIQNFEFSFHIVKKKSQNYLLS; this is encoded by the coding sequence ATGATTCCAGAAATTCCAGCTTCTATTTCCAATCATTTTGAGTCCATGCTCAAAAGAATGGGAAACCAATTGCCTAAGGAATGGATCAAAAACAAAACAAAGTTTTTACTCTCTTACTCTGGAGGCAAAGACTCAAGCATCCTTTTGTTATTCTTAAAATATTTAAAAGGCAAATACCAAATTGAAACTCCTCACCTTTTTTATCTATCTCACGGGATCAGAGACATTCAAAACCAAGAAAAGGAATTAGAATCTTATATTCAAAACTTTGAATTTTCGTTTCACATTGTAAAAAAAAAATCCCAAAACTATCTTTTAAGCTAA
- the yihA gene encoding ribosome biogenesis GTP-binding protein YihA/YsxC, with protein sequence MHKYSKEIPFPETKFFTSIAKLDEKEELDSVPSIAFMGRSNSGKSSLLNALSNHRGLAKVSKTPGKTKLINIFRTKVGFNLVDLPGFGYSKASHKEHKDMMNLLEGFLNSWKQLKILFILCDSQRDFPEEELSTIEVAMEKKIKPVVIRTKIDKLNQSGQHKVRTEMEAAMNEIGIPFRVFYLSATTGRGIGELREFILETLGVQTKVSNVEPERESS encoded by the coding sequence ATGCATAAATATTCGAAAGAAATACCATTCCCAGAGACAAAATTTTTCACTTCAATTGCCAAATTGGATGAAAAGGAAGAATTAGATTCTGTTCCTTCAATTGCATTTATGGGTAGGTCAAACTCTGGAAAATCAAGTTTACTCAACGCATTGTCAAATCATAGGGGGCTTGCAAAAGTATCAAAAACACCAGGTAAAACAAAACTCATCAATATTTTTAGAACCAAAGTTGGATTCAATTTGGTCGACTTGCCTGGATTTGGTTATTCAAAAGCTTCTCATAAAGAACACAAAGATATGATGAATCTTTTGGAAGGTTTTTTAAATTCGTGGAAACAATTAAAAATACTTTTTATCTTGTGTGATTCTCAAAGAGATTTTCCAGAAGAGGAATTATCAACAATCGAAGTTGCAATGGAAAAAAAAATCAAACCCGTTGTGATACGAACTAAAATTGATAAACTAAACCAAAGTGGCCAACACAAAGTGAGGACCGAAATGGAAGCTGCAATGAATGAAATTGGTATTCCTTTTCGCGTGTTTTATCTTTCGGCAACGACTGGAAGAGGGATTGGCGAATTGAGGGAGTTTATTTTAGAAACACTTGGAGTTCAAACAAAAGTGTCTAATGTTGAACCAGAACGTGAATCCAGTTGA
- a CDS encoding acetyl-CoA carboxylase biotin carboxyl carrier protein subunit, producing the protein MDFLFETKSKPASVHVDGNSIRVRIGNESFPIQMDTFVEGFKAKDNQLPTVQMKDGSLLKFLKIKNQIFFHWKGETWSAKLTERNYEMAGQTSPEIKSPMPGKVVQISTKVGSEHRVGETLLILEAMKMENAIKAPYPCRVEEIRKEQGALVQQDEVLLILHRIELEKT; encoded by the coding sequence ATGGACTTTTTATTCGAAACAAAATCAAAACCTGCTTCTGTCCATGTTGATGGAAACTCAATCCGTGTTAGGATTGGGAATGAATCCTTTCCCATCCAAATGGATACCTTTGTTGAAGGTTTCAAAGCCAAAGACAACCAATTGCCCACAGTGCAAATGAAAGATGGTTCCTTACTGAAGTTCCTAAAAATTAAGAACCAAATTTTTTTCCATTGGAAAGGGGAAACTTGGAGTGCCAAACTAACAGAGAGAAATTATGAAATGGCTGGGCAAACGTCTCCAGAAATCAAAAGTCCGATGCCAGGGAAAGTAGTGCAAATTTCTACGAAGGTGGGAAGTGAACACAGAGTAGGGGAAACGCTGTTAATCTTGGAAGCGATGAAAATGGAAAATGCGATCAAAGCTCCTTACCCATGCCGTGTCGAAGAAATCAGAAAGGAGCAAGGGGCACTTGTCCAACAGGACGAAGTTCTTCTAATTTTACACAGAATCGAATTGGAAAAAACATAA
- the omp85 gene encoding Omp85 family outer membrane protein — protein sequence MYNSILRSFILLLFFSLVTSVFAQERAPRTDLPFEISEKKRLSERDFKNKKEGGYFTGLPLINSDPNVGIGYGARVLYFYNGNRTSPMFEYTPYRVRIFAQYFNTTKRAPYHQLSLDAPYIFDTKWRLRADLVYERNPNSLYFGLGEGTLQPLSYLERNDPNGRIRRNAPFSDYEDNLSFRRPGDAGIGEAPIVSDNKYNRYDIENPNFSTSGEYSFFGGTLRTVTGVRLSKQIIRRFDGVNNNAYLGPADGILGLLDVDRTFATPQGETKLTRDDKDGKIRGVNGGYTNTIRAGIVYDTRDFEPDPNRGLFLEYTHERSTKAIGSTSEFNKNLVSARIFISPVTWFTNKPPEILEKFVIAARGSMIQTNGDAPFYEYRNMWGTEVNQSGLGGRTTIRGYKQDRFVGQTMAYANFEVRWKFAEAEFGGQHFDFQLVPFYDVGRVWDRTEDANLKNYKHSRGIGLRIPWNQATVIYFDHAISNEDRQTFINFNHIF from the coding sequence ATGTACAATTCTATTTTGAGAAGTTTCATACTTCTGTTATTTTTTTCCCTGGTAACAAGTGTTTTTGCGCAGGAGCGAGCACCTAGAACCGACCTTCCGTTTGAAATCTCTGAAAAAAAGAGATTGAGTGAACGTGATTTTAAAAATAAAAAAGAGGGTGGTTACTTCACTGGGCTCCCTCTCATCAACTCAGATCCCAATGTGGGGATTGGATACGGTGCGCGTGTATTGTATTTTTACAACGGGAACAGAACTTCCCCTATGTTTGAATACACTCCATATCGTGTAAGGATCTTTGCTCAGTATTTTAATACTACCAAACGAGCACCTTATCACCAATTGAGTTTGGATGCACCGTATATTTTTGACACGAAATGGCGGTTACGTGCTGATTTGGTTTATGAAAGAAATCCAAATTCCTTGTATTTTGGATTAGGAGAAGGAACACTCCAACCACTTTCGTATCTCGAACGAAACGATCCAAACGGTAGAATCCGTAGAAATGCACCTTTTTCCGACTACGAAGATAATTTAAGCTTCAGAAGGCCAGGGGATGCTGGTATTGGTGAAGCTCCCATTGTCAGTGATAATAAATACAATCGTTATGACATTGAAAACCCTAACTTCAGTACCTCGGGTGAGTATTCCTTTTTTGGTGGAACACTCCGGACAGTCACTGGTGTCCGATTATCAAAACAAATCATCCGTCGATTTGATGGTGTGAACAATAATGCATACCTTGGACCTGCTGACGGAATCCTTGGACTATTAGATGTAGACCGGACATTTGCTACTCCACAAGGGGAAACAAAGTTAACTCGGGATGATAAAGATGGTAAAATTAGAGGTGTTAACGGTGGTTACACGAATACAATCCGTGCTGGTATCGTTTATGACACTCGTGATTTTGAACCAGACCCGAACCGAGGATTGTTCTTAGAATACACTCACGAACGTTCCACAAAAGCAATTGGATCAACTTCTGAATTTAATAAAAACTTAGTTTCTGCCCGTATTTTCATAAGTCCTGTTACATGGTTTACGAATAAACCTCCAGAAATTTTGGAAAAATTTGTGATCGCGGCACGCGGATCCATGATTCAAACGAATGGAGATGCGCCATTTTACGAATACCGTAACATGTGGGGGACAGAAGTTAACCAGTCAGGTCTTGGTGGTAGAACAACCATTCGTGGTTACAAACAAGATCGATTTGTGGGACAAACGATGGCTTACGCAAACTTTGAAGTTCGATGGAAATTTGCAGAAGCTGAATTTGGTGGCCAACATTTTGACTTCCAATTGGTACCATTCTATGATGTAGGACGTGTTTGGGATCGAACAGAAGATGCAAACTTGAAAAACTATAAACATTCGAGAGGTATTGGACTCAGGATTCCTTGGAACCAAGCAACTGTTATCTATTTCGATCATGCTATCTCGAACGAAGATAGACAAACGTTTATCAATTTTAACCACATATTCTAA